The following DNA comes from Paenibacillus crassostreae.
CACTTGGTGATGGTGCAGCAGTTTTGGGAAGAAATCCATAATCAGATACCTTGTTGTACAAATCAACTGGTGTAATATCTAAGCCATCTTTCAAAGATTGATCTCCAAAAACGACATATAGCGGTACGATTCCAATCTTATGTTGTTCAATCCAAGCGATAGGTAGGTCACTAGTACTATCTGTAAATATTTTTATAGTTGGCATGCCTTTCTCCCTTGTTCTAAATGATTTAGGTTGTAGCATTTACAACTGCATAAATAAAAAATGATGTTAAGCATAAAACGATGACTCCATTAATAATTAAGCCTAATATGGCGAATATTTTCTTTCTATTTTTTAATACAACGCCAATAATGCTAAGAATAACTCCAATGATATTTAATATTATGAATAATATCACGAGTAGTCCAACACTTCCAATGATTTGAATGAGTTCTTCGCTTGGAGAGCTCAGACTTTCAGGACTCAAATGGGGGGCGATTATCGCACCTATTAATGCGACCGAAGCGATATAGCCTAATAAGCTGAGCATACTTAAGACAAAGGATGCGATTCCGGGCCCAGAATGTTTGATGTTCATCGGTGATGCAGGTTCTGATGTCATGGAGTTGATGTATGAACTTTCTTCAGCTGTTGGTTGCTGTATTTCATTGGAATCCATCATGATCTCTCCTTAATAAGAAATATATACTATTAATACTCTTCCATAACTGTTTACAAAAATCAAGGAAAGAAATACTTGAATCATAAAAATTGAAAAGTGGTAAAGGTGTAGGGCATACGTTATCATTACAAATAAGGTATAGAATGAGCATGATTTTAAAGGAGATGGACTAAATTGCAGCGTAGCTTTGGTAAGTGGGGAACGATTTTGATGGCACTGTCTGTTGGAATCGGTGCTTTTGGAGCACATTTATTAGAACCGATCATCGGTGATGATGCCATCGGCGTATATGAAACAGGGGTTCACTACCATATGATTCATGGACTAGCCCTTCTGTTGGTTGCTTTAGCGGTTGGACAAATAGGAGAATCTAGAAAGCTATATTGGGCAGGTTATTTATTTATAACAGGGATTATATTGTTCTCTGGAAGTTTATATGTTCTAAGTATAAGTGGTATAAAAGTGTTAGGAGCGATCACACCTCTAGGTGGAGTTGCTTTCATTGCTGGATGGATTTGTTTCTTATTAACCATATTGGATTCTAAGAAAAAGACAAGATAAAGGGGTTGTCCCTAGTCATTTCTATGACTTATGGGACACCCCTTTATTTGACTCAATGTAGCCTTATACAGTAAAGGAATCAATTTCATTCAAGCTGAATGAATAGACTTGTTTCTCATCCACATGATAAACATTTATAAGTTGCCGTTCTTCATCGAAATTTAATATACGGCATGGAATGTTGAAATGATGTCCTAGACGATTCGCAGTCATACGGACGAGTCTATTGTCTTTAATACATGATCTGATCCAACTTCTGGGATCCTCTATTGGATCTGTACTCGAAACAGAATTCTTAGTGTTAGAGATAGGTTGTTGATTATTAGATTTCAATTCGTTAGTGGGGACAGAGGACTTCCCAAGGTTGTTAACTTTATTATATTTCTGTAAAAGGGTATTCGCTAATTTTCTTTGAGTATTAGGTAGGTCTTTTTTAGCGGCTAGAAGAGTATTTATTATTCCTCCGAGCTCTATTCCAGTATTAATTCGATAATCGATAACGTGATCATTTTGGTTAATCATTTCAATTAATAATTGAAGTGCAATAGCATTAGACTGATTGTTGATCAAGAGGTCGATGTTGAATAAATAACCATTGTCATTGTTGTCTTGTGTGTTATTCATATATCCCCCAAGCTTATCTTTCAAATCTTATTTTTCAATATAAACTATACCATTAAACTGGAAAAAAACATAGTCATATTGTCGTAGGACTAAAGTTTGTTTTTACGATAAATGGCGGATTTTACCACCTGTACCCACACTTTCCACAAGAGGGTTGAATACACATAATGTTGAGCCAGATGTGAGGGAGGTGTCATGCAATGATTAACATAGTTCCGATTATCATTGGCAGTATATCCTTAATTGGAGTAGAAGTGAAACTTCCATTAACCACACTACTGACTATAAATACATCTAAGGGGTATATAATGTGTGGTGCTCTGGATATTGGATTATTGAATGAGAAACTCGCAGATCGTAAGATTATTGCTGGAAGAGCGGTAGGGGTAAGAACATTACAAGATTTGCTGGATGCACCTTTAGAATCCGTTACGTTCGAGGCAGAGAAATTAGGAATCATTCCAGGCATGTTAGGCAAAGAAGCATTAATTAAAATGATATAATTGATTATTATTAGCTGCTCCAAATGAGGTGTTTTTATATTCCTGGGGCAGCTTATTTTTAATGAAATAGAGTTAAGGTTATTTAAGATTTAGCAATAAAGTAATTATGAATAATGCTAATTGGCTAGGGGAATATTAAATTTACGATATGATGAATAAAGTCATACTTTGTTCACTACTCATGAAGAAAATGGCATATAGATGTTTCAAATGGTATGAATTAAGGTTAAAATATATAAGAGAATATTCCAGAAAATAATAGAGAAAGAAGGAATTAATATGACAAAAGCAACATCAGCAAAATCACAAAAAACGACTATTGAACAAGTTTTAAATCAACAGGTCGCTAACTTAAATGTATTATATGTAAAGGTACATAACTATCATTGGTATGTTCGAGGTGAGAAATTCTTCACATTACATGCTAAATTCGAAGAAATCTACAACGATATTACT
Coding sequences within:
- a CDS encoding DUF423 domain-containing protein; translation: MQRSFGKWGTILMALSVGIGAFGAHLLEPIIGDDAIGVYETGVHYHMIHGLALLLVALAVGQIGESRKLYWAGYLFITGIILFSGSLYVLSISGIKVLGAITPLGGVAFIAGWICFLLTILDSKKKTR
- a CDS encoding YunC family protein, whose protein sequence is MINIVPIIIGSISLIGVEVKLPLTTLLTINTSKGYIMCGALDIGLLNEKLADRKIIAGRAVGVRTLQDLLDAPLESVTFEAEKLGIIPGMLGKEALIKMI